The following proteins are encoded in a genomic region of candidate division WOR-3 bacterium:
- a CDS encoding endonuclease III domain-containing protein: protein MNKKQSAGIPILIKIYERLFNTFGPQHWWPGDSPFEVMVGAILTQNTNWQNVEKAINNIKRANLLHPHKLLENREKISQLIRPSGFYKLKSKRLISFLKYFVERYNGEVKNFNKKETNYLRNELLSVPGIGPETADSILLYALNRPVFVVDAYTRRMLKRHNLISEKADYNDIQKFFESNLPRDIQLYNEYHALIVRLGKEYCKKNDPLCDICPIHNILV from the coding sequence ATGAATAAAAAGCAATCAGCCGGGATTCCGATATTGATTAAGATATATGAGCGTTTATTTAATACATTCGGCCCCCAGCACTGGTGGCCCGGGGATAGCCCCTTTGAAGTAATGGTCGGAGCAATACTTACGCAAAATACAAACTGGCAGAATGTGGAGAAGGCAATTAATAATATAAAAAGGGCCAATTTACTACATCCTCACAAATTGCTTGAAAATCGCGAAAAAATCTCCCAATTAATAAGACCTTCGGGTTTTTATAAACTCAAAAGTAAAAGATTGATTTCTTTTTTAAAATATTTTGTAGAAAGATATAATGGTGAGGTAAAAAATTTTAACAAAAAAGAGACCAATTATTTGCGCAACGAACTTTTGTCAGTTCCGGGCATCGGTCCAGAAACCGCAGATTCAATCTTGCTTTATGCCCTTAATCGTCCGGTTTTCGTGGTTGATGCTTATACACGAAGAATGCTAAAACGTCATAATCTGATAAGTGAAAAAGCCGATTATAATGATATACAAAAATTTTTTGAGAGCAATTTACCCAGAGATATTCAACTTTACAATGAATACCATGCCCTTATAGTTAGACTGGGTAAAGAATATTGTAAAAAAAATGATCCCCTGTGTGATATTTGTCCTATACACAACATTCTCGTATAA
- the truB gene encoding tRNA pseudouridine(55) synthase TruB codes for MEGLNRIIPVYKPPGPSTYDLIRIFRKTTGFKGKIGHGGTLDPFACGVVLLLIDKATERFEEIKNWQKEYTAGIRLDAESNTGDITGEIKILSNNKSTRLTMKPVEETLKLFVGEIEQKVPPYSAAKFQGKPLYKLARKGIEIEKIKKVKIFNIELIYFRYPILTIRICCSGGVYIRQLAQDIAQNLETNGFLYFLQRERVGEFTIKDCYNIQDFINITI; via the coding sequence ATGGAAGGATTAAATAGAATAATTCCAGTTTATAAACCGCCCGGCCCTTCTACTTATGACCTTATAAGGATCTTCAGAAAAACAACCGGATTCAAAGGGAAAATAGGACACGGTGGCACACTTGACCCATTCGCCTGCGGGGTTGTCCTTTTACTTATAGACAAAGCAACTGAAAGATTTGAAGAAATCAAAAACTGGCAAAAAGAATATACCGCAGGCATTAGATTGGACGCAGAATCAAATACTGGAGATATTACCGGGGAAATAAAAATACTGAGTAATAACAAATCTACTCGTCTAACAATGAAGCCAGTAGAAGAAACATTAAAACTCTTCGTTGGTGAAATAGAACAAAAAGTTCCACCTTATTCTGCCGCAAAGTTTCAGGGAAAGCCATTATATAAATTAGCAAGGAAAGGGATTGAAATAGAAAAAATAAAAAAAGTGAAAATCTTCAATATTGAGTTGATCTATTTTAGATATCCAATTTTAACAATCAGGATCTGTTGTTCAGGTGGTGTTTATATACGACAACTCGCCCAGGACATTGCACAAAATTTGGAGACAAATGGTTTCCTATATTTTTTACAAAGAGAAAGAGTCGGAGAATTTACAATAAAAGATTGTTATAATATTCAGGATTTTATAAACATCACCATTTGA